The genomic interval GACGATTGCGGCGGAACTTGCCGATTCGAATCTGGCGCGGTTGCGGATGGCCGGTATGGACAATTTGCTGGGCGTGATGCGGGCGAGCGCGTTGTACAACACGAGCGCGGCGGCAGCGGCGTATGGCGATGGATTCACCGGCGATGGCGTAGTCGAAGGGTTCTCGACCAACATTACGCGTGCGGGATTGAACGATAATCTGGTTCGTGTCACGTTTTCCGTGGAGATGCCTGATGGGCGCCTCGAGAACTTCGTAACCTACGTGACG from Candidatus Hydrogenedentota bacterium carries:
- a CDS encoding prepilin-type N-terminal cleavage/methylation domain-containing protein; this translates as MLFLKSLNEKVGFSLVEVLVSMAVLAVGIVAVTRLFPQGLRATRVAQERTIAAELADSNLARLRMAGMDNLLGVMRASALYNTSAAAAAYGDGFTGDGVVEGFSTNITRAGLNDNLVRVTFSVEMPDGRLENFVTYVTQY